Proteins from one Anopheles nili chromosome 2, idAnoNiliSN_F5_01, whole genome shotgun sequence genomic window:
- the LOC128726993 gene encoding uncharacterized protein LOC128726993, translating into METPGGSSNICFLRWMRWIDMINGIQLFNVTPLAGTFTRIFYILQAVQLLVAYNFGIVCLHAASLEEFAVQFNQFGGILLTFSRLININVHRSALVRTAQFINEAKFHHLNERADNIRTSTLRYAGRFLTALLGIQLVTLIFWFVLNELQSRSQDVLLPSLVHLPFDVTRWSATVRFAFRLYFYAANSQLMLTFLGSYVITSSYLLSLTIELRILNGSYARAPMDPRSLDGFLKDRAIYKVELLEHIGTIKRQMNVSLLLELVFIVCLLTINGLRLLTTGSVFSEVALSSSMILIYLLELFQYCWQVDEMELLHEHQTHDVYSTPWYNDRVVRQKKTQLLLTIQMAQVPLRFMSGGMYRLSVALFVSVVQFIYSLVMLLLQFKS; encoded by the exons atggagacgcctggtggttcatcGAACATTTGCTTTTTGCGCTGGATGCGCTGGATCGACATGATCAACGGCATTCAGCTGTTCAACGTTACGCCACTGGCCGGTACGTTCACGCGCATCTTCTACATCCTGCAGGCGGTTCAGTTGCTGGTGGCGTACAACTTTgggatcgtttgtttgcacgCCGCCTCGCTGGAGGAGTTCGCCGTTCAGTTCAACCAGTTCGGAGGGATTCTGCTCACCTTTTCCCGGCTCATCAACATC AATGTCCACCGATCCGCGCTCGTAAGGACGGCGCAGTTCATCAACGAGGCCAAGTTTCACCACCTCAACGAGCGCGCAGACAACATTCGCACCAGCACTTTGCGTTATGCGGGCCGCTTTCTGACCGCACTTTTAGGCATTCAGCTTGTGACGCTCATTTTCTGGTTCGTGCTGAATGAACTGCAATCTCGCAGCCAGGACGTACTACTGCCCTCGCTCGTCCATTTACCGTTCGACGTCACACGGTGGTCTGCAACGGTTCGGTTTGCCTTTCGGTTGTACTTTTACGCGGCAAACTCCCAGCTCATGCTGACCTTCTTGGGTAGCTACGTCATCACGAGCAGTTATCTGCTCTCACTCACGATCGAGCTGCGTATCCTGAATGGGTCGTACGCCCGCGCGCCTATGGATCCTCGATCTTTAGATGGGTTCTTGAAGGATCGCGCCATCTACAAGGTAGAACTGCTTGAACACATCGGCACGATCAAGCGCCAGATGAACGTGAGTCTGTTGCTTGAGCTTGTGTTCATCGTGTGTCTGCTGACGATCAACGGACTGCGGTTACTGACGACGGGCAGTGTGTTTAGTGAGGTCGCGTTGTCCAGCAGCATGATCTTGATCTATCTGTTGGAGCTGTTCCAGTATTGCTGGCAGGTGGATGAGATGGAACTGTTGCACGAGCATCAGACACATGACGTTTACTCGACGCCTTGGTACAACGATCGAGTTGTACGccaaaaaaagacacaactTTTGCTCACGATCCAGATGGCACAAGTGCCTCTGAGATTTATGAGCGGTGGAATGTATCGCTTATCGGTCGCTTTGTTTGTGAGTGTGGTGCAGTTCATATACTCGCTGGttatgctgctgttgcagtttAAGTCATAG